In Gossypium arboreum isolate Shixiya-1 chromosome 5, ASM2569848v2, whole genome shotgun sequence, a single genomic region encodes these proteins:
- the LOC108452372 gene encoding protein PIN-LIKES 3-like: MGFLDLLLVALIPVIKVLFITGVGLFLALDRVNLLGPDARNHLNKIVFYVFGPALVATNLAQTITYESLVTLWFMPVNILLTFMIGSALAWLLIKITRTPKHLQGMVIGCCSAGNLGNLPLIIVPSVCEESNNPFGESSTCFSNAQAYASLSMATGAIFIWSYVYGIMRSYANNYKEAGLTININSSQKNSYSESDLETCREPLLPSKDWIAASDEYSVQQQPHGNFETQEKISALRKRFQCITMTMKKINLKEVFAPSAIAGMVGFFIGTVSPIRQILIGADAPLRVIENSINLLGDPTVACMTLLVGANLLKGLTRSDIRPSIIIGIIAVRNVFMPLLGIGVVKAAQHLGLVGTDALFQFVLMLQYALPPAMAVGTMTQLFQMGQSESSVIMLWTYVVAAFSLTLWSTVFMWLLF, translated from the exons ATGGGATTCCTTGATCTACTCCTTGTGGCACTGATTCCGGTTATAAAAGTGCTTTTCATTACCGGAGTTGGCTTGTTTCTTGCTTTAGATCGTGTCAATCTGTTGGGACCAGACGCCAGAAACCATTTGAACAAA ATTGTATTCTATGTGTTTGGCCCTGCACTTGTGGCAACGAACTTGGCTCAAACCATAACCTATGAAAGCTTAGTGACATT GTGGTTCATGCCGGTGAATATTTTGCTCACATTCATGATTGGGTCAGCACTTGCTTGGCTTCTTATAAAAATCACTAGAACTCCTAAACACCTCCAAGGCATGGTCATTGGTTGTTGTTCTGCTG GGAATTTAGGAAATTTGCCACTCATTATAGTTCCTTCAGTCTGTGAGGAATCAAATAATCCATTTGGAGAATCATCCACTTGTTTTTCAAATGCCCAGGCCTATGCTTCACTGTCTATGGCG ACAGGAGCCATCTTTATATGGTCATATGTGTATGGCATTATGCGTTCATACGCAAACAACTACAAAGAAGCTGGGTTAACCATCAACATCAACTCTTCACAAAAAAATTCCTACTCGGAATCAGATTTGGAAACTTGCCGAGAACCTTTACTACCCTCAAAGGATTGGATTGCTGCTTCAGATGAATATTCAGTACAACAACAGCCTCACGGCAATTTTGAAACACAAGAAAAG aTTTCAGCTTTGAGGAAGAGATTTCAATGCATAACTATGACCATGAAGAAGATTAACCTAAAGGAAGTGTTTGCACCATCAGCAATTGCAGGA ATGGTTGGATTCTTCATCGGGACAGTCTCACCAATCCGACAAATACTAATTGGTGCCGATGCTCCTCTTCGTGTTATCGAGAATTCTATAAATTTGCTTGG GGACCCAACAGTTGCATGTATGACCTTGCTGGTGGGAGCAAATCTTCTAAAAG GTTTAACAAGATCAGATATTCGTCCTTCAATCATTATAGGGATAATAGCTGTGAGGAACGTATTCATGCCTCTCTTGGGCATCGGTGTTGTTAAAGCTGCACAGCATTTGGGCTTGGTTGGAACAGACGCCTTGTTCCAGTTTGTTCTAATGCTTCAGTATGCCCTTCCGCCTGCCATGGCTGTAG